One genomic segment of Desulforegula conservatrix Mb1Pa includes these proteins:
- a CDS encoding class I SAM-dependent methyltransferase, producing the protein MDSATEASKNLLLEKTGAVISGIGQSIINNSLRFYKKIENSSIAIKGLILEKKLTLSNSIKNKNNGTWEDNGKKLMLSFLRKGNAGSLVISVEAGVMGLLAIKAGGEVLELGCGDGFDAKNFFSTKAYHITAIDSNHDALKHASVNNCAPNITYKYCDFSTDMTVGMFDSIVWNRGPEEFNKNVAEKIVSGAKMRLNEDGILSGSSNILKSSGWLNSPSDLEKFLCAHFSHVRIKESGCFPGTCYFYASEKELRLI; encoded by the coding sequence GTCAGTCAATTATAAACAATTCCTTACGTTTTTATAAAAAAATTGAGAATTCGTCCATTGCCATAAAAGGGCTGATTCTTGAGAAAAAGCTTACCCTTTCAAATTCAATAAAAAATAAAAATAATGGAACATGGGAAGATAACGGCAAAAAATTAATGCTTTCCTTTTTAAGGAAGGGGAATGCCGGATCCCTGGTAATTTCTGTTGAAGCCGGAGTCATGGGGCTTCTTGCGATCAAGGCAGGAGGAGAAGTCCTCGAACTTGGATGTGGTGACGGTTTTGACGCTAAAAACTTTTTCAGTACCAAGGCATACCACATCACGGCAATAGATTCGAATCATGACGCACTTAAGCATGCGTCAGTCAATAATTGTGCGCCCAATATTACCTATAAGTACTGCGATTTTTCCACGGATATGACGGTCGGCATGTTTGACTCCATTGTATGGAACAGGGGGCCTGAAGAATTCAATAAAAATGTGGCCGAAAAAATAGTCTCGGGAGCAAAAATGAGGCTGAACGAAGATGGTATTCTGTCAGGATCGTCAAACATCCTCAAAAGCTCCGGTTGGCTAAACAGCCCGTCAGACCTTGAAAAGTTTCTCTGTGCCCATTTTAGCCATGTAAGAATCAAAGAAAGCGGCTGTTTTCCGGGAACCTGCTATTTTTATGCATCTGAAAAGGAACTGCGGCTGATTTAA